The Microbulbifer hydrolyticus genome has a segment encoding these proteins:
- a CDS encoding YceD family protein, with protein sequence MSIPPQKSALPRRIDARKLVQREQQLDGTVPSDELPRLVASTESVNGDVAVTLAFARDLQRNQVATGHLKLEVELLCQRCLQPVCEQVEADIAWGFVWSEDQGKSLPKSLDPVIQDGDELDLYQTLEEEILLNLPMVAFHDRECVSKEAFRSGGDKPEAVEQQENPFKVLEQLKGSSNKS encoded by the coding sequence ATGTCGATACCCCCCCAGAAATCTGCGCTTCCGCGCCGCATTGATGCACGAAAATTGGTGCAGCGTGAGCAGCAACTGGACGGTACTGTTCCCTCGGATGAACTTCCGCGGCTGGTAGCGTCTACGGAGTCAGTAAATGGTGATGTGGCAGTGACTCTGGCATTTGCCAGGGATCTGCAGCGTAACCAGGTGGCTACCGGGCATCTTAAGCTGGAGGTAGAGCTGTTGTGTCAGCGCTGCCTGCAGCCGGTGTGTGAGCAGGTTGAGGCCGATATAGCCTGGGGCTTTGTGTGGTCGGAAGATCAGGGCAAGTCATTGCCCAAGTCTCTCGACCCGGTGATACAGGACGGCGATGAGCTGGATCTGTATCAGACATTGGAAGAAGAGATTTTGCTCAATCTGCCGATGGTGGCTTTCCACGACCGGGAGTGCGTCTCCAAAGAGGCATTCCGAAGTGGTGGCGATAAGCCGGAAGCGGTAGAGCAACAGGAAAACCCCTTTAAAGTACTGGAACAGTTGAAGGGTTCGTCAAACAAGTCTTGA
- a CDS encoding DNA polymerase III subunit delta' yields MSKAASKPETAPPVQLPIPSPLPWQAAQWQRLGAQWTAGRCPHALLVSGQPGLGKRRFADAFAALLLCDQPRHGLACGECRGCQLRIAGSHPDYIRVVPEKEQGPLKVEQIRQLGEFVGRTSAREGARVVWLAPAESMNINAANALLKNLEEPSGSVIFLLITDNPSGLLPTIRSRCQSIAFPVPPQQSALRWLNDSGVEGDLATSALVLAGGAPLLAVTLMEPEAKEIRDQFLADITGLTRGSENPVTLAGRWESPGEGADLNLLLQFWQSWVGQMLKARSTDQAVDAPVMALLQRLPGSGPESQRPLFAFYDHLLKARGLLTGNSNPNKRLLMEELLIRWSALFR; encoded by the coding sequence ATGAGCAAGGCGGCCAGCAAGCCCGAAACCGCGCCACCGGTGCAGCTACCAATTCCATCGCCGCTACCCTGGCAGGCGGCGCAATGGCAACGCCTGGGAGCCCAGTGGACCGCTGGCCGCTGTCCCCATGCGCTACTGGTAAGTGGTCAGCCAGGGTTGGGCAAGCGCCGTTTTGCGGATGCATTTGCGGCATTGCTGCTGTGTGATCAGCCGCGTCACGGGCTGGCTTGTGGTGAGTGCCGCGGGTGCCAGCTGCGCATTGCTGGCTCCCACCCGGACTATATCCGTGTGGTGCCAGAGAAAGAGCAGGGCCCACTCAAGGTGGAGCAGATCCGTCAGCTGGGGGAGTTTGTCGGGCGCACCAGTGCCCGCGAGGGTGCACGGGTGGTCTGGTTGGCACCGGCCGAGTCGATGAACATCAACGCGGCGAACGCGCTGCTGAAGAACCTCGAGGAGCCCTCGGGGTCGGTAATTTTCCTGCTGATCACTGACAACCCTTCGGGTTTGCTTCCCACCATCCGGAGTCGCTGTCAGAGTATTGCCTTCCCGGTGCCGCCGCAGCAGTCCGCGTTGCGCTGGTTGAACGACAGCGGAGTGGAGGGCGATCTGGCGACAAGCGCGCTGGTGCTTGCCGGTGGAGCCCCTTTGCTGGCCGTCACCCTGATGGAGCCCGAGGCCAAAGAGATCCGAGACCAGTTCCTGGCGGATATCACGGGACTGACCCGTGGCAGTGAAAACCCGGTAACATTGGCTGGACGCTGGGAGTCCCCGGGGGAGGGCGCAGATCTCAATCTGCTGCTTCAATTCTGGCAGAGCTGGGTCGGGCAGATGTTGAAGGCGCGGAGCACGGATCAGGCGGTAGATGCGCCGGTAATGGCTCTGTTGCAACGCCTGCCCGGATCTGGCCCGGAGAGCCAGCGTCCCTTGTTTGCTTTCTATGATCATCTTTTGAAGGCGCGGGGATTGCTCACTGGCAACAGTAACCCGAACAAACGGCTATTGATGGAAGAGCTGTTGATTCGATGGTCTGCGCTTTTTCGCTAA
- the mltG gene encoding endolytic transglycosylase MltG has translation MAKKNGKPADKNVAKRKSANADGTGRVGKWLRGFLLLFVLGVVAGGYAFWSAQNALVKPLTIPVDGLRMDVESGSNLSRILARLESQGVVRSARWVRVYARVKDQSSIHPGEYMIPAGSNAMDLVARLNSGDVTRYRVTIVEGWTFQQALSQIRNSKKIRSTDAGVSVQAAARALGIEGNPEGRIFPDTYIYRSGASDLDLLRQAFERMDSVLAQEWQQRAENLPYDDPYDALIMASIVEKETGVPWERDEIAGVFVRRLGRGMRLQTDPTVIYGLGANYDGNLRRADLRNATPYNTYVIGGMPPTPIALPGREAIHAALNPKDGNSLYFVAKGDGSHHFSSTLNEHNRAVREYQLKRRSDYRSSPVTDEDSE, from the coding sequence GTGGCGAAAAAAAACGGCAAGCCTGCCGATAAAAACGTAGCTAAGCGAAAATCAGCAAACGCTGATGGCACCGGTCGTGTGGGCAAATGGCTGCGCGGCTTTTTGTTGTTGTTTGTTCTCGGCGTGGTCGCGGGCGGCTACGCCTTCTGGTCTGCGCAGAATGCGCTGGTTAAACCTCTCACGATTCCTGTGGATGGCTTGCGTATGGACGTCGAGTCCGGAAGCAACCTCTCCCGAATTCTCGCGCGCCTCGAGTCGCAGGGCGTAGTACGCTCTGCACGCTGGGTTCGGGTGTACGCCCGTGTTAAAGACCAGAGCAGTATCCACCCTGGCGAGTACATGATTCCCGCAGGCAGCAACGCGATGGACCTGGTGGCCAGGCTCAATAGCGGGGATGTTACCCGGTACAGGGTAACCATTGTGGAAGGTTGGACGTTTCAGCAGGCGCTGTCACAGATCAGGAATTCGAAAAAAATACGCAGCACCGATGCTGGTGTGTCAGTGCAGGCTGCGGCCAGGGCGCTGGGAATTGAAGGAAATCCTGAAGGCAGGATCTTTCCGGATACCTACATTTACCGCTCCGGTGCTTCGGATCTCGACTTGTTGCGTCAGGCGTTCGAGCGGATGGACTCCGTGCTGGCACAAGAGTGGCAGCAGCGCGCTGAAAATCTTCCGTATGACGATCCCTATGATGCGCTGATCATGGCCTCCATCGTTGAGAAAGAAACCGGTGTTCCCTGGGAGCGCGACGAAATCGCCGGTGTATTTGTGCGTCGCCTGGGGCGGGGCATGCGCCTGCAGACGGACCCTACAGTTATCTATGGGCTGGGAGCCAATTATGATGGCAACCTGCGCCGCGCGGATCTGCGTAATGCCACGCCATACAATACCTATGTGATCGGTGGAATGCCGCCCACACCTATTGCCCTGCCGGGACGGGAAGCGATACATGCGGCTCTCAACCCGAAAGACGGGAACAGCCTGTATTTTGTTGCCAAGGGCGATGGTTCCCATCACTTTTCGTCGACGCTCAATGAGCACAACCGCGCGGTTCGTGAATACCAGTTGAAACGTCGATCCGACTACCGCTCAAGTCCGGTAACAGACGAAGACTCCGAATAA
- the plsX gene encoding phosphate acyltransferase PlsX: protein MGGDLGPRSVVPACARFLIRFPQAELKLFGPRSQLHSLLIKQPPSVRERLELVDCAQVITQGCNPVQALRHKRESSMALALQSVASGNCAAMVTSGNTGALLALGRSILGTVEGVRRPALGKSLPTADGSCFMLDLGANIDCTAEDLVLFAHMGQEAQRVFSGKSELAVALLNIGAEEHKGTEEIRRAGKLLQADPVINYVGFVEGHDIFTGAVDVVVCNGLMGNVAMKSAEGVIRLIGQKTFTIDKKAPIKRFFGQLAINLLRKWRAQLEPGRYNGASFLGLTGNVIKSHGGASSEAFYRAMLTAKECAESDLAQQLGRAMALQSQQQTGCD from the coding sequence ATGGGCGGGGACTTAGGTCCCCGCTCTGTCGTTCCGGCCTGTGCAAGATTTCTCATCCGCTTCCCCCAGGCAGAACTGAAACTGTTCGGCCCCCGCTCCCAGCTGCATTCCCTTCTGATTAAACAGCCCCCATCGGTGCGTGAACGCCTCGAGCTGGTCGACTGTGCCCAGGTGATTACCCAAGGGTGTAATCCGGTGCAGGCATTGCGCCACAAGCGTGAATCGTCGATGGCGCTGGCGTTGCAGTCAGTGGCGAGTGGAAATTGCGCGGCCATGGTGACCTCTGGCAATACGGGTGCACTGCTGGCGCTTGGTCGCAGCATCCTGGGCACCGTCGAGGGGGTCCGTCGCCCGGCGCTCGGCAAATCCTTGCCCACCGCAGACGGTTCCTGCTTCATGCTCGATCTCGGTGCGAATATCGACTGCACTGCGGAAGACCTGGTGCTGTTCGCTCATATGGGGCAGGAGGCACAGCGCGTGTTCTCCGGTAAGTCTGAGCTGGCGGTAGCACTACTGAATATTGGTGCGGAGGAGCACAAGGGTACCGAAGAGATCCGGCGTGCCGGCAAACTGCTTCAGGCGGACCCCGTGATAAATTACGTGGGATTCGTTGAGGGGCACGATATTTTTACCGGTGCCGTGGATGTTGTGGTGTGCAATGGCCTGATGGGTAATGTAGCCATGAAATCCGCCGAGGGCGTTATACGACTCATAGGTCAAAAGACGTTTACCATTGACAAGAAGGCGCCGATAAAGCGCTTTTTTGGCCAATTAGCCATAAATCTGTTGCGAAAATGGCGCGCACAGCTAGAACCCGGTCGTTATAATGGCGCCAGCTTTTTGGGGCTGACAGGCAACGTTATCAAGAGTCATGGCGGTGCCAGTAGCGAAGCGTTTTACCGCGCGATGCTGACGGCAAAAGAGTGTGCCGAGTCAGACTTGGCGCAGCAGTTGGGCAGGGCAATGGCTCTGCAGTCGCAGCAGCAGACGGGGTGCGATTAA
- the fabG gene encoding 3-oxoacyl-ACP reductase FabG produces MTVSTSLDGKVALVTGASRGIGAAIADLLGAQGAIVIGTATSAGGAEKISARFAEKGVKGTGKELDVTSPDSIAAVLESVKAEFGAPTILVNNAGITKDNLLMRMKDNEWEDVLNTNLTAVYRVSKSCLRDMSKARWGRIINISSVVGSMGNAGQSNYAATKAGVGGFARALAAEVGSRGITVNTVAPGFIDTDMTKVLPEAQREALMGKIPLGRLGAPEEIASVVAFLASDAGGYVTGETIHVNGGMYMG; encoded by the coding sequence ATGACTGTTTCAACTTCACTTGACGGCAAGGTAGCGCTTGTAACTGGCGCCAGTCGCGGCATCGGGGCCGCCATTGCCGACCTGCTCGGCGCTCAGGGTGCTATCGTCATTGGTACTGCGACCAGTGCCGGTGGTGCGGAAAAAATTTCCGCACGTTTTGCCGAAAAGGGCGTCAAAGGTACCGGTAAAGAACTCGATGTCACCAGCCCCGACAGCATTGCTGCGGTCCTGGAATCTGTTAAGGCGGAGTTTGGCGCTCCCACCATTCTTGTGAACAATGCGGGTATTACCAAAGACAACCTGCTGATGCGCATGAAAGACAACGAGTGGGAAGATGTCCTGAATACAAACCTGACCGCTGTCTACCGTGTGAGCAAAAGCTGCCTGCGCGATATGTCCAAGGCGCGCTGGGGTCGTATTATCAATATCAGCTCGGTTGTGGGCAGTATGGGTAATGCTGGCCAGAGCAACTATGCGGCCACCAAAGCCGGTGTCGGTGGTTTCGCTCGCGCACTGGCTGCCGAGGTTGGTTCGCGGGGTATAACCGTGAACACCGTTGCGCCAGGCTTTATTGATACCGATATGACCAAGGTGTTGCCGGAAGCACAGCGCGAAGCCCTGATGGGCAAGATCCCGCTGGGCCGTCTGGGTGCGCCGGAAGAGATTGCGTCGGTCGTCGCATTTTTGGCCAGCGATGCTGGTGGTTATGTGACCGGAGAGACCATTCACGTGAATGGCGGCATGTATATGGGGTGA
- a CDS encoding TatD family hydrolase codes for MLVDSHCHLDRLKLDKFDGDLDAVLELARSRGVGKFLCVGISLENVDDVLGIAGRYDDVVCSVGVHPLDVESGLADVEKLKTLSTRPNVVALGETGLDYYYSTETKQVQQHSFVAHLQAAAEVALPVIVHTRDARQDTIDLIREHGSREHAGVLHCFTESWEMAKAALDLNYYISLSGIVTFKNAEELREVAKQVPLDRLLVETDSPYLAPVPYRGKPNIPAYVREVAEFIAELRGISYEELAAITTENFYRLFPRAA; via the coding sequence ATGCTGGTAGATTCTCACTGTCATCTCGACAGACTCAAACTGGATAAATTCGATGGCGACCTGGACGCGGTGCTTGAGCTGGCGCGCAGCCGCGGCGTTGGCAAGTTCCTGTGTGTCGGCATCAGTCTTGAGAACGTAGATGACGTGCTCGGCATCGCCGGGCGCTATGACGATGTGGTTTGCTCCGTAGGCGTGCACCCGCTGGACGTGGAGTCCGGGCTGGCGGATGTCGAAAAGCTGAAGACGCTCTCCACCCGGCCCAATGTTGTTGCCCTCGGCGAGACGGGACTCGACTACTACTACAGCACAGAAACCAAACAGGTCCAGCAGCACAGTTTTGTCGCTCATCTGCAGGCGGCCGCGGAAGTGGCGCTGCCGGTGATCGTGCACACCCGCGATGCTCGTCAGGACACGATTGACCTGATCCGGGAGCACGGTAGTCGCGAACACGCAGGTGTGCTGCATTGCTTCACCGAGAGCTGGGAAATGGCAAAAGCCGCCCTGGACCTGAATTACTACATTTCTCTTTCCGGAATCGTCACCTTTAAGAATGCGGAAGAGCTGCGCGAGGTCGCCAAGCAGGTTCCGCTGGACCGGCTACTGGTAGAGACCGACTCTCCCTATCTCGCACCGGTGCCATATCGGGGCAAGCCCAATATCCCCGCGTATGTGCGGGAAGTGGCCGAATTTATTGCCGAGCTGCGGGGCATTTCCTATGAGGAACTCGCGGCTATCACCACTGAAAATTTTTACCGGTTATTTCCCCGCGCCGCATAG
- a CDS encoding Maf family protein — protein sequence MRRLILASSSPYRRALLEKLRLPFESASPHINEEALPGESALELATRLATEKAHALHSQFPDAIIIGSDQVAECEGRQLGKPGTRAKALEQLLLCAGHPVTFHTGLCVLDGQSARHTTICEPFRVYFRDLTRLEAENYIELDNPLDCAGSFKAEGLGIALFEKMEGNDVNTLIGLPLIRLIELLKPYGIDPLTRN from the coding sequence ATGCGTCGACTGATTCTAGCCTCTAGCTCCCCCTACCGTCGCGCCCTCCTTGAGAAGCTGCGACTGCCATTCGAGTCGGCAAGCCCCCATATAAATGAAGAAGCATTGCCCGGCGAGTCCGCCCTGGAACTGGCAACGCGGCTCGCCACGGAAAAAGCCCACGCCCTGCACAGCCAGTTTCCGGATGCCATCATCATCGGATCCGACCAAGTGGCGGAATGCGAGGGGCGACAACTGGGCAAGCCGGGCACCAGGGCAAAAGCGCTCGAGCAGCTCCTCCTATGCGCCGGCCACCCGGTCACCTTCCATACCGGCCTGTGCGTACTGGACGGCCAGTCTGCCCGGCACACCACAATTTGCGAACCCTTCCGCGTGTATTTCAGGGATCTGACCCGATTGGAAGCCGAAAACTACATCGAACTGGATAACCCGCTGGATTGCGCGGGATCCTTTAAAGCCGAAGGGTTGGGAATCGCACTCTTCGAAAAAATGGAAGGAAATGACGTGAATACATTGATTGGCCTCCCACTAATTCGACTGATTGAGTTGCTCAAGCCCTACGGGATTGACCCGCTCACCCGAAACTAA
- the acpP gene encoding acyl carrier protein translates to MSSIEERVKKIVAEQLGVKEEDVKPEASFVEDLGADSLDTVELVMALEEEFETEIPDEEAEKITTVQLAIDYINQNLG, encoded by the coding sequence ATGAGCAGCATTGAAGAGCGCGTAAAAAAGATCGTTGCTGAACAACTGGGCGTGAAGGAAGAAGATGTAAAACCTGAAGCATCCTTTGTTGAAGATCTGGGCGCTGACTCCCTCGACACAGTTGAGCTGGTAATGGCTTTGGAAGAGGAATTCGAAACCGAAATCCCCGACGAAGAAGCAGAAAAAATCACCACTGTTCAGCTGGCCATTGATTACATCAACCAGAACCTCGGTTGA
- the rpmF gene encoding 50S ribosomal protein L32: MAVQQNKKTRSRRGMRRSHDALSGPTLSVDPTTGEKHHRHHVTKDGFYRGRKVIDVGSSSEEE, translated from the coding sequence ATGGCTGTTCAGCAGAACAAAAAAACCCGTTCCCGTCGCGGCATGCGTCGCTCTCACGACGCTCTGAGCGGACCGACTCTGTCCGTTGATCCGACCACCGGTGAGAAGCATCACCGTCACCACGTGACCAAAGACGGTTTCTACCGTGGTCGCAAAGTGATTGATGTCGGCAGCTCTTCCGAAGAAGAGTAA
- a CDS encoding aminotransferase class IV gives MTFPTPFYWSANGAQQYLPADDEFSSGVLETMRAQNGAIPLLAGHMARLTGSGGPDSRTVEYIESAASTIARRTAGWPRGARVRLRYGELQGEMAWDFTVVPLEPVSPWAHGVALSLCETRVTADASRSPFSPSVAGDTAESSRGLARGPLIGCKLLHRDLYRLAERELGECSVELRSELFHEGLLLDNRGLVIEGLRSNLLLWRDGRWQTPSLRNCGVRGVMLNWLAGRVEISEDDLLISDIEQAAEVAVCNAVRGVVPVVQVALEAAWSSGGQVRTLGSGPATRRIQAVIADDLWQ, from the coding sequence GTGACTTTCCCCACTCCTTTTTACTGGTCCGCCAACGGCGCGCAGCAATACCTGCCTGCCGATGACGAGTTTTCGTCTGGTGTGCTGGAGACAATGCGCGCGCAAAACGGTGCGATTCCTCTACTGGCAGGGCACATGGCCCGGCTTACGGGTTCGGGCGGCCCGGATTCCCGTACCGTTGAATACATCGAATCCGCTGCGTCCACGATAGCCCGGCGAACCGCCGGCTGGCCTCGGGGCGCACGGGTGCGGCTTCGTTATGGTGAATTGCAGGGTGAAATGGCCTGGGACTTTACGGTAGTACCGCTCGAGCCAGTTTCTCCGTGGGCGCATGGGGTGGCTCTGTCCCTCTGTGAGACCCGGGTCACTGCGGACGCTTCGCGCTCTCCGTTTTCGCCGTCAGTGGCCGGTGATACGGCGGAATCGAGTCGCGGCCTGGCGCGCGGGCCTTTGATCGGTTGCAAATTACTACACCGGGATCTCTACCGCCTCGCAGAGCGCGAACTGGGAGAGTGTTCGGTGGAGCTTCGGTCTGAGCTCTTTCATGAGGGGCTGCTTCTGGATAACCGGGGGCTGGTGATTGAAGGACTGCGGAGCAACCTGCTGTTATGGCGGGACGGTCGATGGCAAACCCCCAGTCTGCGCAACTGTGGGGTTCGCGGGGTGATGCTTAACTGGCTGGCAGGAAGGGTTGAAATCAGCGAAGATGACCTTCTGATCTCGGATATTGAACAGGCTGCGGAAGTGGCGGTCTGTAATGCAGTGCGCGGTGTGGTACCCGTAGTGCAGGTGGCGCTGGAAGCCGCCTGGTCGTCTGGGGGCCAGGTCCGCACACTGGGTTCAGGCCCGGCCACGCGGCGTATTCAGGCAGTGATCGCCGACGACTTGTGGCAATAG
- the fabD gene encoding ACP S-malonyltransferase, whose protein sequence is MTNPVLAFVFPGQGSQQIGMLAEAAEAFPEISATFSQASSVLGYDLWDLCQNGAQEDINLTERTQPLLLTASVALYRAWQAQGGVTPARMAGHSLGEWSALVCAGVLQFEDAVRLVRERGRLMQEAVPAGEGAMAAVIGLDDQAVEDACASAAEGGVVTAVNYNSPGQVVIAGGAAAVARAIDACKAAGAKRALPLPVSAPFHTELMRPAAEKLAPQIEATVFRAPEIPVIHNVHAKPEADPSAIKALMVEQIYSPVRWTACVQAMAEAGTAQLVECGPGKVLAGLAKRIDRSLTAHNIETPAQMSEAVKSTAQ, encoded by the coding sequence ATGACCAACCCAGTTTTGGCGTTTGTATTTCCCGGCCAGGGCTCCCAGCAGATTGGTATGCTGGCGGAAGCGGCCGAGGCTTTCCCGGAAATCAGCGCAACCTTTTCTCAAGCTTCCTCTGTTCTCGGGTATGACCTCTGGGACCTGTGCCAGAATGGCGCGCAGGAAGATATCAACCTTACTGAAAGAACCCAGCCGCTGCTCCTCACGGCCAGCGTCGCACTGTATCGCGCCTGGCAGGCCCAGGGTGGCGTGACACCCGCGCGTATGGCGGGCCATAGTCTGGGTGAATGGTCCGCGCTGGTATGTGCCGGCGTGCTGCAGTTTGAAGACGCCGTGCGCCTGGTGCGTGAACGCGGCCGCCTGATGCAGGAGGCTGTGCCGGCTGGAGAGGGCGCCATGGCGGCGGTCATCGGACTTGATGATCAGGCGGTGGAAGATGCCTGTGCCAGTGCCGCTGAAGGCGGTGTTGTTACTGCTGTAAATTACAACTCGCCCGGTCAGGTGGTGATTGCGGGGGGCGCTGCGGCTGTCGCGCGCGCTATCGATGCGTGCAAAGCGGCGGGCGCCAAGCGTGCGCTGCCACTGCCGGTTAGTGCGCCATTTCATACGGAACTGATGCGCCCGGCGGCGGAAAAGCTTGCGCCGCAGATTGAGGCGACCGTATTCCGCGCGCCGGAAATACCCGTTATCCATAATGTGCACGCCAAGCCGGAGGCTGATCCCTCCGCGATCAAGGCGCTGATGGTTGAGCAAATTTACAGCCCGGTGCGCTGGACTGCCTGTGTCCAGGCGATGGCCGAAGCGGGCACCGCGCAACTGGTTGAATGTGGTCCCGGCAAGGTTCTCGCCGGATTGGCGAAGCGTATTGATCGCAGCCTGACCGCACACAATATCGAAACTCCGGCACAGATGTCAGAAGCCGTAAAATCCACTGCACAATAA
- the fabF gene encoding beta-ketoacyl-ACP synthase II, translating into MTRRRVVITGMGTVSPLGNTLEDTWPALLAGKSGVVPIESFDVSAFSTRFAATVKNFDPEPHVAQKEARKMDIFLQYGLSAGIQAVEDSGLEVTDANAPRIGACIGSGMGGIAAIENNALLIAEKGPRRVSPFFVPGAIINMVSGNLSIKYGMKGPNLSTTTACTTGTHAIGLGLRTIQYGDADVMVCGGAEMVTTPVGLGGFCAARALSTRNDDPLAASRPWDKDRDGFVLGEGAGVLVLEEYEHAKARGAKIYAELSGFGMSGDAHHMTSPPEDGAGAALSMENALKDAGLEASAVQYINAHGTSTPLGDKAEIAAVRSVFDGSLDQIAVSSTKSMTGHLLGAAGAIEAIFSVMALRDQVAPPTVNLDNVDEACGGINLVPHTAQEMKIDAVLSNSFGFGGTNGSLVFQRI; encoded by the coding sequence GTGACGCGTAGAAGAGTCGTTATCACCGGAATGGGCACAGTAAGCCCTCTCGGAAATACCCTGGAAGACACCTGGCCCGCATTGTTAGCGGGTAAAAGTGGTGTGGTTCCGATCGAGTCATTTGATGTTTCGGCGTTTAGCACTCGCTTTGCCGCGACGGTAAAAAACTTTGACCCTGAACCCCACGTCGCGCAAAAAGAAGCGCGCAAGATGGATATTTTTCTACAGTATGGCCTCAGTGCAGGTATCCAGGCGGTAGAAGATAGCGGCCTGGAAGTGACGGATGCCAACGCACCGCGTATCGGTGCCTGTATCGGTTCTGGCATGGGCGGTATTGCCGCGATTGAAAACAATGCCTTGCTGATTGCGGAGAAGGGCCCGCGCCGGGTTTCTCCGTTTTTTGTTCCGGGCGCCATCATCAATATGGTTTCCGGCAACCTCTCGATTAAATACGGCATGAAAGGGCCGAACCTTTCCACCACTACGGCCTGTACCACAGGTACCCACGCCATCGGCCTGGGCCTGCGTACCATTCAGTATGGGGATGCCGATGTCATGGTGTGTGGTGGTGCCGAAATGGTGACCACTCCGGTTGGTCTCGGCGGATTCTGTGCCGCACGTGCACTCTCCACCCGCAATGACGACCCGCTGGCGGCCAGTCGCCCGTGGGATAAAGACCGCGACGGATTTGTTCTGGGTGAAGGTGCCGGCGTCCTGGTGCTCGAAGAGTACGAACATGCCAAGGCCCGCGGTGCGAAGATCTACGCGGAGCTGAGTGGCTTCGGCATGAGTGGTGATGCACACCACATGACCTCTCCACCGGAAGACGGAGCTGGTGCTGCGCTGTCGATGGAGAATGCGCTGAAAGATGCGGGACTCGAGGCATCTGCGGTTCAGTACATCAATGCACACGGTACTTCTACGCCTCTGGGCGACAAGGCAGAGATCGCTGCGGTGCGCTCGGTGTTTGATGGAAGCCTTGACCAAATTGCCGTGAGCTCGACCAAATCCATGACCGGACACCTGCTCGGCGCTGCCGGTGCCATCGAAGCTATTTTCTCCGTAATGGCGCTGCGGGATCAGGTGGCACCGCCCACGGTCAATCTCGATAACGTGGACGAAGCTTGTGGTGGTATCAACCTGGTGCCACACACGGCGCAGGAAATGAAAATCGATGCGGTACTGTCCAATTCGTTTGGATTTGGTGGTACCAACGGCTCGCTGGTCTTCCAGCGAATTTGA
- a CDS encoding PilZ domain-containing protein, whose amino-acid sequence MKGMGGGARNGILSLKIQDKSVLYAAYMPFVKNGGLFINTDKTYSLGDEVFLLLSLMEEPEKLPVAGKVVWITPGGAQGNRTPGIGIQFSDKENTAQSKIETLLAGSLESSRPTHTL is encoded by the coding sequence ATGAAAGGTATGGGGGGTGGTGCCCGAAACGGCATCCTGTCGCTGAAGATTCAGGATAAATCCGTGCTGTATGCGGCGTATATGCCATTCGTCAAAAATGGTGGCCTGTTCATCAACACCGATAAAACCTACAGTCTGGGCGATGAAGTTTTTCTGTTGCTGAGCCTGATGGAGGAACCAGAAAAGCTGCCTGTTGCCGGCAAGGTAGTATGGATTACCCCTGGCGGCGCCCAGGGCAACCGCACACCGGGTATCGGCATCCAGTTCAGCGATAAAGAAAATACCGCGCAGAGTAAGATTGAAACCCTGCTGGCGGGCTCGCTGGAGTCCAGCCGTCCCACGCACACCCTGTAG
- the tmk gene encoding dTMP kinase, whose amino-acid sequence MSNQSSGKFITLEGGEGVGKSTNLRFITQWLDSRGIDYVQTREPGGTPLAEQLRTLLLEKREESVDPTAELLMVFAARAQHLSEVIKPALASGKWVICDRFTDATYAYQGGGRGLDRALISQLEQTVQGDLRPDRVLLLDLDPEVGLQRAASTGEADRFESEQSAFFTKVRAAYRERAAAAPQRYAVIDASQPLGEVQARLAQELEDIAGAA is encoded by the coding sequence ATGTCAAATCAATCTTCAGGCAAGTTCATTACCCTTGAAGGGGGAGAAGGGGTCGGCAAATCGACCAATCTCCGATTTATTACCCAGTGGCTGGACAGCAGGGGTATCGACTATGTCCAGACAAGAGAGCCCGGCGGCACGCCGCTAGCGGAGCAGTTGCGAACCCTGTTACTGGAAAAGCGTGAAGAGTCCGTAGACCCCACCGCTGAATTACTGATGGTGTTTGCGGCGCGCGCACAGCATTTGAGCGAGGTCATCAAGCCGGCGCTCGCCAGTGGCAAATGGGTGATCTGTGACCGCTTTACCGATGCGACCTACGCCTACCAGGGTGGCGGTCGGGGCCTTGATCGCGCCCTGATTTCACAGCTTGAGCAGACCGTTCAGGGCGACCTCCGACCCGACCGCGTACTGTTACTGGATCTGGATCCGGAGGTCGGGCTACAGCGGGCCGCCTCCACCGGCGAGGCAGATCGCTTTGAGAGTGAGCAGTCCGCGTTTTTCACCAAGGTGCGGGCAGCGTATCGTGAGCGCGCGGCTGCTGCGCCGCAGCGCTATGCGGTAATTGATGCGTCCCAGCCTCTCGGCGAGGTGCAGGCGCGACTAGCACAGGAACTCGAAGACATTGCGGGTGCCGCATGA